From a single Pseudomonas serboccidentalis genomic region:
- a CDS encoding MaoC family dehydratase has product MSIEWHTLDREPSLPGLYARAATRRKITGTQLPDDGLRCWVDVNGQKLAAYRKVCGFADDGLLPPTYPHILAFALQMQLLTAKDFPFPLLGLIHLSNRIRVLRPMGGISRAQVGVRVHNLQPHSKGATFEVLTTLDDQLGPLWEAESQMLCRGVKLDGEPVERSWETSQVLTQVAQWTAPADIGRQYAKVSGDYNPIHLSAASARLFGFPTAIAHGLWNKARTLAALADHLPKANLEIAVHFRKPVRLPSAVSLLASAPGSSGELRLIGAGDLEHMVGQWQPIA; this is encoded by the coding sequence ATGAGCATTGAATGGCACACCCTCGACCGTGAACCGAGCTTGCCCGGCCTGTATGCGCGGGCCGCAACCCGGCGCAAAATCACCGGCACCCAACTGCCCGACGACGGTTTGCGCTGTTGGGTCGACGTCAACGGGCAGAAACTGGCGGCCTATCGCAAGGTTTGCGGCTTTGCTGATGACGGCCTGTTGCCGCCGACTTATCCGCATATCCTGGCATTCGCTCTGCAGATGCAATTGCTCACGGCAAAAGACTTTCCATTCCCGCTGCTGGGACTGATTCACCTGAGCAACCGCATTCGCGTATTGCGCCCGATGGGCGGGATCAGTCGTGCGCAAGTCGGTGTCCGGGTGCACAACCTGCAACCGCATTCCAAAGGCGCGACCTTCGAGGTGTTGACCACCCTGGATGACCAACTCGGGCCGCTGTGGGAAGCGGAAAGTCAGATGCTCTGTCGCGGCGTGAAGCTTGATGGCGAACCCGTCGAGCGAAGCTGGGAGACCTCCCAGGTGTTGACGCAAGTGGCGCAGTGGACAGCGCCGGCCGACATCGGTCGGCAATACGCCAAGGTCTCGGGTGACTACAACCCGATTCACTTGAGCGCCGCCAGCGCCAGGCTGTTCGGTTTTCCCACTGCCATCGCCCACGGGTTGTGGAACAAGGCGCGAACCCTCGCGGCACTCGCCGATCACTTGCCCAAGGCCAACCTTGAAATTGCCGTGCACTTTCGCAAACCGGTGCGCTTGCCCAGTGCGGTTTCACTGTTGGCCAGTGCGCCGGGGTCGAGCGGAGAGTTGCGCCTGATCGGTGCCGGGGATCTGGAGCACATGGTCGGGCAGTGGCAGCCGATCGCCTGA
- a CDS encoding 3-oxoacyl-ACP reductase: MSDRYIDFANSSIGHRLVGALGLPSPVRLERWQAGRLRPVDGALLIGGGPLAERVNAFANRLTDAIYSYGTEPSMATAWIPGHGPKLKAVVFDASDLQHTDQLKQLREFFQPLMKNLDHSAHLVILGRAPETLSEPFASSAQRALEGFSRSLAKELRSGGTLQLIYVGEGAEDQLEGPLRFFLSPKSAFVSGQVIRLSACATQVSDWTRPLAGRKALVTGAARGIGASIAETLARDGAEVILLDVPPAKTDLEALAARLAGRAITLDICAEDAAAQLIEQLPDGLDILVHNAGITRDKTLANMTPEFWDAVLAVNLNAPQVLTKALLDSGTLHDDARVILLASISGIAGNRGQTNYAASKAGLIGLAQAWAPTLLERGISINAVAPGFIETQMTAHIPFGLREAGRRMSSLGQGGLPQDVAEAVAWLAQPGTGAFTGQALRVCGQSVLGA, encoded by the coding sequence ATGTCTGACCGCTATATCGACTTCGCCAACTCGTCCATCGGCCACCGTTTGGTCGGGGCCTTGGGCCTGCCGTCGCCGGTGCGGCTGGAACGCTGGCAGGCCGGACGCCTGCGGCCGGTGGACGGTGCGCTGCTGATCGGCGGCGGGCCGTTGGCTGAGCGGGTCAATGCGTTCGCCAACCGCCTGACCGATGCGATCTACAGCTACGGCACCGAGCCTTCGATGGCCACTGCGTGGATCCCCGGGCACGGGCCGAAACTCAAGGCCGTGGTGTTCGACGCCAGCGACCTGCAGCACACCGACCAGCTCAAACAGCTGCGCGAGTTCTTCCAGCCGCTGATGAAGAATCTCGACCACAGCGCGCATCTGGTGATTCTCGGCCGCGCCCCGGAAACCCTGAGCGAGCCCTTTGCGTCCAGCGCGCAACGGGCGCTCGAAGGCTTTTCGCGCTCACTGGCCAAGGAGCTGCGCAGCGGCGGTACGCTGCAACTGATCTATGTCGGAGAAGGCGCCGAGGACCAGCTGGAAGGCCCGCTGCGGTTTTTCCTCTCGCCAAAAAGTGCGTTTGTCTCCGGACAGGTGATTCGCCTGAGCGCCTGCGCCACACAAGTCAGCGACTGGACTCGGCCACTGGCCGGGCGCAAGGCGCTGGTCACCGGCGCGGCACGCGGGATCGGTGCGTCGATTGCCGAAACCCTGGCCCGCGATGGTGCCGAGGTGATTCTGCTTGACGTTCCTCCGGCCAAAACCGATCTGGAAGCCCTCGCCGCTCGCCTCGCTGGCCGGGCGATCACCCTCGACATCTGCGCCGAAGACGCCGCCGCGCAACTGATCGAACAGTTACCGGACGGCCTCGATATTCTGGTGCACAACGCCGGCATCACCCGCGACAAGACCCTGGCCAACATGACCCCGGAATTCTGGGATGCGGTGCTGGCGGTCAATCTCAATGCCCCGCAGGTGCTGACCAAGGCCCTGCTCGACAGCGGCACCCTGCACGACGATGCGCGGGTGATTCTGCTGGCGTCGATCAGCGGCATCGCCGGCAACCGCGGGCAGACCAACTACGCGGCCAGCAAGGCCGGTTTGATCGGCCTGGCCCAGGCTTGGGCGCCGACACTGCTCGAACGCGGCATCAGCATCAACGCGGTGGCGCCGGGCTTCATCGAAACCCAGATGACCGCGCACATCCCTTTCGGCCTGCGTGAGGCCGGGCGGCGCATGAGTTCGTTGGGCCAGGGCGGTTTGCCGCAAGATGTCGCCGAAGCCGTCGCGTGGCTGGCGCAACCGGGCACCGGCGCGTTCACCGGCCAGGCGCTGCGGGTCTGTGGACAAAGTGTTCTGGGGGCGTAG
- a CDS encoding acetyl-CoA C-acetyltransferase produces the protein MSQLRRVAIIGGNRIPFARSNGPYATASNQVMLTAALEGLIERYNLHGLRIGEVVAGAVLKLSRDMNLTRECVLGSRLSPTTPAYDIQQACGTGLEAALLVANKIALGQIDCGIAGGVDTTSDAPISVSEGLRKILLQANRAKTTGDKLKTFLQLRPRHLIPEFPRNGEPRTGLSMGQHCELMAQTWNIPREEQDQLALESHQKLAASYSEGWHNDLMTPFLGLTRDNNLRPDLTLEKLAALKPAFEKSAKGTLTAGNSTPLTDGASLVLLASEEWAKERGLPILAYLRDGEAAAVDFVNGAEGLLMAPAYAVPRLLARNGLTLQDFDYYEIHEAFAAQVLCTLKAWEDPEYCKTRLGLDAPLGSIDRSRLNVKGSSLAAGHPFAATGGRIVANLAKLLDAAGKGRGLISICAAGGQGVTAIIER, from the coding sequence ATGAGTCAGCTGCGCCGCGTCGCCATCATCGGTGGTAACCGTATTCCTTTCGCCCGCTCCAACGGGCCGTACGCCACTGCCAGCAATCAGGTGATGCTCACCGCAGCCCTTGAAGGCCTGATCGAACGCTACAACCTGCACGGTCTGCGCATCGGCGAAGTGGTGGCGGGTGCGGTGCTTAAATTGTCACGGGATATGAACCTGACCCGCGAATGCGTGCTCGGCTCGCGGCTGTCGCCCACCACCCCGGCCTATGACATCCAGCAAGCCTGCGGCACCGGGTTGGAAGCGGCACTGCTGGTGGCGAACAAAATCGCCCTCGGCCAGATCGATTGCGGCATCGCCGGCGGTGTCGACACCACTTCGGACGCGCCGATCAGCGTCAGCGAAGGCCTGCGCAAGATTCTGCTTCAGGCCAACCGCGCCAAGACCACCGGCGACAAACTGAAAACCTTTCTGCAATTGCGACCACGACACCTGATCCCGGAGTTCCCGCGCAACGGCGAGCCACGCACCGGTCTGTCGATGGGCCAGCACTGTGAGCTGATGGCGCAGACCTGGAACATTCCCCGTGAAGAGCAGGATCAACTGGCCCTCGAAAGCCATCAAAAACTCGCCGCCTCTTACAGCGAAGGCTGGCACAACGACTTGATGACGCCGTTCCTCGGCCTGACCCGCGACAACAACCTGCGCCCGGACCTGACCCTGGAAAAACTCGCCGCGCTCAAACCTGCTTTCGAAAAAAGCGCCAAGGGCACGCTGACGGCGGGCAACTCTACGCCGCTCACCGACGGTGCGTCGTTGGTGCTGTTGGCGAGTGAGGAGTGGGCGAAGGAACGTGGCTTGCCAATCCTCGCCTATCTGCGCGATGGCGAAGCGGCGGCGGTGGATTTCGTCAACGGCGCCGAAGGCCTGTTGATGGCGCCGGCGTATGCGGTGCCGCGTTTGCTGGCGCGCAACGGGCTGACCTTGCAGGACTTCGACTACTACGAAATTCACGAAGCGTTCGCCGCGCAGGTGCTGTGCACGCTCAAGGCCTGGGAAGACCCCGAATACTGCAAAACCCGTCTTGGCCTGGATGCACCGCTGGGCTCGATCGACCGCAGCCGGCTGAACGTGAAGGGCAGCTCACTGGCGGCGGGGCACCCGTTTGCCGCGACCGGTGGACGGATCGTCGCCAACCTGGCGAAACTGCTGGATGCGGCGGGCAAGGGCCGCGGGCTGATCTCGATCTGCGCAGCAGGGGGGCAGGGCGTCACCGCGATCATCGAACGCTAA
- a CDS encoding PA4780 family RIO1-like protein kinase: MKTPKRIEPLIEDGLVDEVLRPLMSGKEAAVYVVRCGNQLRCAKVYKEANKRSFRQAAEYQEGRKVRNSRQARAMAKGSKFGRKETEDAWQNAEVAALFRLAGAGVRVPKPYDFLDGVLLMELVADEYGDAAPRLNDVVLEPDQAREYHAFLISQIVLMLCTGLVHGDLSEFNVLLTPTGPVIIDLPQAVDAAGNNHAFSMLERDVGNMASYFGRFAPELKQTRYAKEMWALYEAGTLHPNSVLTGEFDDPQDLADVGGVLREIEAARLDEERKQAIRAADDEPKGKSDEPPPPPWMQ, translated from the coding sequence ATGAAGACTCCAAAACGCATTGAACCCCTGATCGAAGACGGTCTGGTCGACGAAGTGCTGCGCCCACTCATGAGTGGTAAAGAAGCAGCTGTTTATGTGGTGCGCTGCGGTAACCAGTTACGTTGCGCGAAGGTCTACAAGGAGGCGAACAAACGCAGTTTCCGCCAGGCAGCCGAGTATCAGGAAGGCCGCAAGGTGCGTAACAGCCGGCAAGCCCGGGCGATGGCCAAGGGCTCGAAGTTCGGTCGCAAAGAGACCGAGGACGCTTGGCAGAACGCCGAAGTCGCGGCGCTGTTCCGTCTGGCCGGTGCCGGTGTGCGAGTGCCCAAGCCGTACGATTTTCTCGATGGCGTGCTGCTGATGGAACTGGTAGCCGACGAATACGGCGATGCCGCACCGCGTCTGAACGACGTGGTGCTGGAACCGGATCAGGCCCGCGAATATCACGCGTTCCTGATCTCGCAGATCGTGCTCATGTTATGTACCGGTCTGGTGCACGGTGACCTCTCTGAGTTCAACGTGCTGCTGACCCCGACAGGTCCTGTGATCATCGACCTGCCGCAGGCGGTGGATGCCGCGGGCAACAACCACGCGTTCAGCATGCTGGAGCGGGATGTGGGCAACATGGCTTCGTATTTCGGGCGCTTTGCCCCGGAGCTGAAACAGACCCGCTACGCGAAAGAAATGTGGGCGCTGTACGAAGCCGGCACCTTGCACCCCAACAGCGTGCTGACCGGTGAGTTCGACGATCCGCAAGATCTGGCCGACGTCGGCGGCGTGTTGCGTGAGATCGAAGCGGCGCGTCTGGATGAAGAACGCAAGCAGGCGATCCGTGCGGCGGATGACGAGCCCAAAGGCAAGTCCGACGAACCACCACCGCCACCGTGGATGCAGTAA
- a CDS encoding MFS transporter, translating into MNARLIVTARLISDFGAFLNMVALATYVYLLSNSAMSVGIFLASRVGGGIFASLVSTRFYRRWNGRVPLIAFDLLRAALLGGLLILPVSQQALLLPVIAFGLGFGNSMFAIGLNSQLPRLIEPAQLLKTNAWITSASSAAMVGGSLVSGLLVAAFGFETVFALNALTYLLAALLIAPLRFDASVINVQSASEQGEWSALRQGLRSAPVVAAMLAVTMADTLGSAAHNVGFPIISRLLTPDSASTTLGLMLAVWASGKLLGARIASRLEGSDNRHLERRFFFGVALMSCGFILMFQQHSLYGLLLFSLPAGLGDGFSEVGLMSRLQREPEHLRLPIFSFLTLLQMTGFGIGMLIAASFYGWWTPGAVVLLFHGIPLGTLLTVKGLALRRERVARSSPTPVP; encoded by the coding sequence GTGAACGCTCGCCTTATTGTCACCGCTCGGCTGATCTCCGACTTCGGTGCCTTCCTCAACATGGTCGCGCTGGCGACTTACGTCTACCTGCTGAGCAACAGCGCCATGAGCGTCGGGATCTTTCTGGCCAGCCGTGTCGGCGGGGGGATTTTTGCCAGTCTGGTCAGCACGCGATTCTATCGGCGCTGGAATGGCCGGGTGCCGCTGATCGCCTTCGATCTGTTGCGCGCGGCGCTGCTCGGCGGGTTATTGATCCTGCCGGTCAGTCAGCAGGCCTTGCTGTTGCCGGTGATCGCCTTCGGCCTGGGTTTTGGCAACTCGATGTTCGCCATCGGCCTCAACAGCCAGTTGCCGCGATTGATCGAACCGGCGCAGTTGTTGAAAACCAATGCCTGGATCACCTCTGCGTCATCGGCGGCGATGGTCGGTGGCAGCCTGGTCTCTGGTTTGCTGGTGGCGGCATTCGGTTTCGAAACAGTGTTCGCGCTCAACGCGCTGACCTATTTGCTGGCGGCGCTGTTGATCGCACCATTGCGCTTCGACGCATCAGTAATCAACGTACAATCGGCCAGCGAACAGGGCGAATGGTCTGCCCTCCGGCAGGGCCTGCGCAGTGCTCCGGTGGTCGCGGCGATGCTCGCCGTAACCATGGCCGACACTCTGGGCAGCGCTGCGCACAACGTCGGGTTCCCGATCATTTCCAGACTGCTGACGCCCGATTCGGCCAGCACTACGCTGGGCCTGATGCTGGCGGTGTGGGCCAGCGGCAAACTGCTTGGTGCGCGGATTGCCAGTCGCCTCGAAGGCTCGGACAACCGCCATCTGGAGCGCCGGTTTTTCTTTGGCGTGGCGTTGATGTCCTGCGGTTTTATCCTGATGTTCCAGCAGCACAGTCTCTATGGTCTGTTGCTCTTTTCATTGCCGGCGGGGTTGGGTGACGGTTTTTCCGAGGTCGGCCTGATGTCGCGCCTGCAACGCGAACCGGAGCATCTGCGCCTGCCGATCTTCAGCTTCCTGACCTTGTTGCAAATGACCGGGTTCGGCATCGGTATGCTGATTGCCGCGTCGTTCTATGGCTGGTGGACGCCGGGTGCCGTGGTCCTGTTGTTCCACGGCATCCCGCTCGGCACCTTGTTGACGGTGAAGGGGCTGGCGCTCAGGCGCGAGCGGGTTGCGCGCAGCAGCCCGACGCCAGTTCCTTGA
- the cueR gene encoding Cu(I)-responsive transcriptional regulator: MNIGQAARHSGLSAKMIRYYESIGLLKAAHRTDSGYRIYGDDDLHTLAFIKRSRDLGFSLEEVGKLLTLWQDRQRASADVKALARQHIDELNQKIRELGELRDTLQDLVEHCHGDQRPDCPILKELASGCCAQPARA; the protein is encoded by the coding sequence ATGAACATCGGCCAAGCAGCCCGGCACAGTGGCCTTAGCGCGAAAATGATCCGCTATTACGAGTCGATCGGTTTGCTCAAGGCGGCCCATCGTACCGACAGCGGCTACCGGATTTACGGCGACGACGATCTGCACACGCTGGCGTTCATCAAGCGCTCGCGGGATCTGGGGTTCTCGCTGGAGGAGGTCGGCAAGTTGCTGACCCTCTGGCAGGATCGCCAACGCGCCAGTGCCGATGTGAAGGCCCTGGCCCGTCAGCACATCGACGAGTTGAATCAGAAGATCCGCGAACTCGGCGAGCTACGCGACACCTTGCAGGACCTGGTCGAGCACTGTCACGGCGACCAGCGCCCCGATTGCCCGATCCTCAAGGAACTGGCGTCGGGCTGCTGCGCGCAACCCGCTCGCGCCTGA
- a CDS encoding heavy metal translocating P-type ATPase, which yields MSDSITFDLPIAGMTCASCAGRVERALSKVSGASAVSVNLATERARVQAPGDSLPALMEAVEHAGYSVPQQTVELSIEGMTCASCVGRVERALNKVPGVKSVSVNLANERAHLELLGQVDPQSLLDAVSKAGYSASVWQAEHPANDNQQQRLQHERWALICAIALALPLVLPMLLQPFGIHWMLPAWVQFALATPVQFIFGARFYVAAWKAVRAGAGNMDLLVALGTSAGYGLSLYEWATAAGRMPHLYFEASAVVIALVLLGKYLESRAKRQTASAIRALEALRPERAIQVIDGREQDVAISALRLNDQVLVKPGERFPVDGEVLEGQSHADEALISGESLPVPKQPGDKVTGGAINGEGRLLVRTTALGAETVLSRIIRLVEDAQAAKAPIQKLVDKVSQVFVPTVLLIALATLIGWWLYGAPMETALINAVAVLVIACPCALGLATPTAIMAGTGVAARHGILIKDAEALERAHEVDNVVFDKTGTLTSGTPRIAHFSAVNGDENTLLTLAGALQRGSEHPLAKAVLDAAAERALSVPDVSDSQSLTGRGIAGNLEGRRLALGNRRLLEESGLSTGNLAESAKAWESEGRTLSWLIEQSPEPRVLGLFAFGDTLKPGALQAVQQLAARGIHSHLLTGDNRGSAKVVAEALGIQNVHAEVLPADKAATVAELKKTGVVAMVGDGINDAPALAAADIGIAMGGGTDVAMHAAGITLMRGDPRLVPAALEISRKTYAKIRQNLFWAFVYNLIGIPLAAFGFLNPVLAGAAMALSSVSVVSNALLLKTWKPKDLEEHR from the coding sequence ATGTCCGATTCCATCACTTTCGATCTGCCGATTGCCGGCATGACCTGCGCCAGTTGCGCCGGGCGTGTCGAGCGGGCGTTGAGCAAAGTCAGCGGTGCCAGTGCCGTGAGCGTCAATCTCGCCACCGAGCGGGCCCGCGTCCAGGCCCCCGGCGACAGCTTGCCGGCGTTGATGGAGGCGGTGGAGCACGCCGGTTACAGCGTACCGCAGCAGACTGTCGAGTTGAGCATCGAGGGCATGACCTGCGCCTCCTGCGTTGGCCGTGTCGAACGCGCCCTGAACAAAGTCCCCGGTGTTAAAAGCGTCAGCGTCAACCTCGCCAACGAACGCGCGCACCTCGAATTGCTCGGTCAGGTCGATCCACAGTCGCTGCTCGACGCCGTGAGCAAGGCCGGTTACTCGGCCAGCGTCTGGCAAGCCGAACATCCCGCCAACGATAACCAGCAACAACGCCTGCAACATGAGCGCTGGGCGCTGATCTGCGCGATCGCCCTGGCCTTGCCGCTGGTGTTGCCGATGCTGCTGCAACCGTTCGGCATTCACTGGATGCTCCCGGCCTGGGTGCAATTCGCCCTTGCCACGCCGGTGCAGTTCATTTTCGGTGCACGTTTCTATGTCGCCGCGTGGAAAGCCGTGCGCGCCGGGGCCGGCAACATGGACTTGCTGGTCGCCCTCGGCACCAGCGCCGGTTATGGCCTGAGCCTGTACGAATGGGCGACCGCTGCCGGGCGCATGCCGCATCTGTATTTCGAAGCGTCAGCCGTAGTGATCGCCCTGGTGCTGCTCGGCAAATACCTCGAAAGCCGCGCCAAACGCCAGACTGCCAGCGCCATTCGCGCGCTCGAAGCCTTGCGCCCGGAACGGGCGATTCAAGTAATCGACGGCCGCGAGCAAGATGTGGCGATCAGCGCCCTGCGCCTGAACGATCAGGTCTTGGTCAAACCCGGCGAACGCTTCCCGGTGGACGGCGAAGTGCTGGAAGGCCAGAGCCACGCTGACGAAGCGCTGATCAGCGGCGAAAGCCTGCCGGTACCGAAACAGCCCGGCGACAAGGTCACTGGCGGTGCGATCAACGGTGAAGGTCGTCTGCTGGTGCGCACCACCGCCCTCGGCGCAGAAACTGTGCTGTCGCGGATCATCCGGCTGGTGGAAGACGCCCAGGCGGCGAAAGCGCCGATCCAGAAACTGGTGGATAAAGTCAGCCAGGTGTTCGTGCCCACCGTGTTGCTGATTGCTCTCGCCACCCTGATCGGTTGGTGGCTGTACGGCGCGCCGATGGAAACCGCGTTGATCAACGCGGTCGCCGTGCTGGTGATCGCCTGTCCGTGCGCCCTCGGCCTCGCCACCCCGACGGCGATCATGGCCGGCACTGGCGTGGCGGCGCGCCACGGCATTCTGATCAAGGACGCCGAAGCGCTGGAACGCGCCCATGAAGTCGACAACGTAGTCTTCGACAAGACCGGCACCCTGACTTCCGGCACCCCGCGCATCGCGCATTTCAGCGCAGTGAATGGCGACGAAAATACCCTGCTGACACTGGCCGGTGCCCTGCAGCGCGGCAGCGAGCATCCACTGGCCAAAGCGGTGCTGGACGCGGCTGCCGAGCGCGCCCTGAGTGTGCCGGATGTCAGCGACAGCCAATCCCTGACCGGCCGAGGCATTGCCGGCAATCTTGAGGGTCGGCGTCTGGCGCTGGGCAACCGGCGCTTGCTGGAAGAAAGCGGTTTGAGCACCGGCAACCTCGCCGAGTCCGCCAAGGCCTGGGAAAGCGAAGGCCGGACCTTGTCGTGGCTGATTGAGCAAAGCCCTGAACCGCGTGTGCTCGGGTTGTTCGCCTTCGGTGACACACTCAAGCCCGGCGCACTGCAAGCGGTGCAGCAACTGGCCGCCCGAGGTATCCACAGCCATCTGCTGACCGGCGACAACCGCGGCAGCGCAAAAGTGGTCGCCGAAGCCCTGGGCATCCAGAACGTGCACGCCGAGGTGCTGCCGGCCGACAAAGCCGCCACCGTCGCCGAACTGAAGAAAACCGGTGTGGTGGCCATGGTCGGCGACGGCATCAACGACGCCCCGGCACTCGCCGCAGCGGACATCGGCATTGCCATGGGCGGCGGCACCGACGTGGCGATGCACGCGGCCGGCATCACCTTGATGCGCGGCGATCCACGGCTGGTACCGGCGGCGCTGGAGATCAGCCGCAAGACCTACGCGAAAATCCGCCAGAACCTGTTCTGGGCCTTCGTCTACAACCTGATCGGCATTCCACTGGCAGCGTTCGGCTTCCTCAACCCGGTACTGGCCGGCGCGGCGATGGCGCTGTCGAGCGTCAGCGTGGTGAGCAATGCGCTACTGTTGAAAACCTGGAAACCGAAGGATCTGGAGGAGCACCGATGA
- a CDS encoding heavy-metal-associated domain-containing protein has translation MQVFNVQGMSCGHCVKAITNALQAKDPAASVRVDLAANEVGVESSLSPEQVIEVISEEGYQVKLAG, from the coding sequence ATGCAAGTGTTCAACGTTCAAGGCATGTCCTGCGGTCACTGTGTCAAAGCCATCACCAATGCGCTGCAGGCCAAGGATCCGGCAGCCAGCGTACGGGTTGATCTGGCGGCCAACGAAGTCGGCGTCGAGAGTTCGCTCAGCCCCGAGCAGGTGATCGAGGTCATCAGCGAAGAGGGCTACCAGGTAAAATTGGCCGGATGA
- a CDS encoding multidrug effflux MFS transporter has product MNFRTILILGALSAFGPLAIDFYLPAFPSMALAFGTDEKHVQLTLAAYFAGLSIGQLLYGPVADRFGRRVPLLVGVGLFTLASLACAYAPNLEWLIGARFVQALGGCAGMVISRAVVSDKCDAVGSAKVFSQLMLVMGLAPILAPLLGGLLVNTTGWQSIFLALTGFSALAGLAVALGLPESLPDYVPRQPLSGALRQYGRLFGDRVFLGHALTGGIAVAGMFSYIAGSPFVFIKLYGVPAEHFGWLFGANAAGFILVAQVNARLLAKRGPAFLLARAVWVYLLAGATLLAVSALHTEALWPLLIPLFVCIASLGCILPNASACAMNGQGARAGSASALMGCLQFSVASGAASLVGILHDGSAMPMAIVISLCGLLVVSVAMYTRRLQNARALAQAQAEA; this is encoded by the coding sequence ATGAACTTCCGTACCATTCTGATTCTCGGTGCCCTGAGCGCCTTCGGTCCGCTGGCGATCGACTTCTATTTGCCGGCGTTCCCGTCGATGGCGTTGGCCTTTGGCACCGATGAAAAACACGTTCAGTTGACACTGGCAGCGTATTTCGCTGGCCTGTCGATCGGGCAGTTGCTGTATGGCCCGGTGGCCGACCGTTTCGGTCGGCGTGTGCCGCTGCTCGTCGGCGTCGGCCTGTTCACGCTGGCCTCGCTGGCGTGCGCCTACGCACCGAATCTGGAGTGGCTGATCGGTGCACGCTTCGTCCAGGCCTTGGGCGGTTGTGCGGGGATGGTGATTTCCCGGGCGGTGGTCAGTGACAAGTGCGATGCCGTCGGTTCGGCCAAAGTCTTCTCGCAATTGATGCTGGTGATGGGCCTGGCGCCGATCCTGGCACCGCTGCTCGGCGGTCTGTTGGTCAACACCACGGGTTGGCAATCGATCTTCCTGGCACTGACCGGCTTCAGTGCCCTGGCTGGCCTCGCCGTGGCGCTCGGCCTGCCGGAAAGTCTGCCGGATTACGTGCCGCGCCAACCCTTGTCCGGGGCGCTGCGCCAATACGGGCGCTTGTTCGGCGACCGGGTGTTCCTCGGCCACGCTCTGACCGGCGGCATCGCGGTCGCCGGGATGTTTTCCTATATCGCCGGTTCACCGTTCGTCTTCATCAAACTCTACGGCGTGCCGGCCGAGCACTTCGGCTGGCTGTTCGGCGCCAATGCAGCGGGTTTCATTCTGGTGGCTCAGGTCAACGCGCGTTTGCTGGCCAAGCGCGGTCCGGCGTTCTTGCTGGCGCGCGCGGTGTGGGTGTATCTGTTGGCGGGGGCGACTTTGCTGGCGGTCAGCGCGTTGCACACCGAGGCGTTGTGGCCGTTGTTGATTCCGCTGTTCGTGTGCATCGCCAGCCTCGGCTGCATCCTGCCCAATGCCTCGGCGTGTGCGATGAACGGCCAGGGTGCACGCGCCGGCAGTGCCTCGGCGCTGATGGGCTGTCTGCAGTTCAGTGTGGCGTCCGGTGCGGCGTCACTGGTGGGGATTCTGCACGACGGCAGTGCCATGCCGATGGCTATCGTCATCAGCTTGTGTGGATTGCTGGTGGTGAGCGTCGCGATGTACACCCGGCGTTTGCAGAATGCCCGGGCGCTGGCGCAAGCACAGGCCGAAGCCTGA